In Botrytis cinerea B05.10 chromosome 6, complete sequence, the following proteins share a genomic window:
- the Bcrpb5 gene encoding Bcrpb5 translates to MADDEDRAQKQRDGIDREAAKLWRCYRTVHEMVQDRGYLLAEEEVNMSFDTFKSKFTSNDGSVDRRQMNFSATPSEAMIARYAVAPTAENPNPTTSEIGTIWIEFLMVTDVSIGIKQMRTFAQHLSQHNFSAGILIAPVAPSGPAQKIIPAVASETRIETFVEQDLLVNITHHELVPKHVLLSREERAKLLSRYRLKDTQLPRIQAADPVAKYLGLRRGQVVKIIRKSETAGRYASYRLCV, encoded by the exons atggctGATGATGAGGATCGCGCGCAAAAGCAACGGGACGGAATTGATAGAGAGGCCGCAAAGCTTTGGAGATGTTATCGAACCGTACACGAGATGGTCCAGGATCGGGGTTACCTTCTCgctgaagaagaagtcaaCATGAGCTTTGATACATTCAAGAGCAAGTTCACCAGTAATGATGGAAGTGTTGA TCGTCGCCAAATGAACTTCTCCGCAACTCCAAGTGAAGCTATGATTGCCAGATACGCAGTTGCGCCCACAGCGGAGAACCCAAACCCCACTACCTCAGAAATCGGTACTATCTGGATTGAGTTTCTCATGGTCACTGATGTTTCTATTGGAATCAAACAAATGCGAACGTTCGCCCAGCATCTTTCTCAACATAACTTCTCGGCCGGAATCCTCATCGCACCTGTTGCACCATCAGGTCCCGCTCAAAAGATTATTCCCGCTGTCGCATCCGAGACAAGAATCGAGACCTTCGTCGAGCAAGATTTACTTGTCAATATTACACATCATGAATTGGTTCCCAAGCATGTTTTGTTAAGTAGAGAAGAGAGGGCCAAGTTGTTGTCAAGATATAGATTGAAGGATACTCAACTCCCACGTATTCAGGCTGCGGATCCAGTTGCAAAATATTTGGGATTGAGAAGAGGGCAGGTCGTTAAGATTATCAGAAAGTCGGAAACTGCTGGTCGTTATGCCAGTTACAGATTGTGCGTATAA